Part of the Bos indicus isolate NIAB-ARS_2022 breed Sahiwal x Tharparkar chromosome 6, NIAB-ARS_B.indTharparkar_mat_pri_1.0, whole genome shotgun sequence genome is shown below.
GTGAGTGGGTTTTGAGGCCAGTCACCCTCTAGTTGATCTTCAGTTAACTGCAGTGCTTCCTTCCAACATTCCCAAGGGTCTGTTCAGCAAAGCCattgccttaaaatttttttgaaaacctACTCATGCATATAGGATCAGCAGCTGAATTCtcattgttctttctcttttgagGAAGGGAAGCTCATTTTCCAAGAAGCGTGGTATGGCTTCCTCCACCTGGAGAGTCAGACTCTTGGGCTCTCCCATGAGCAGACAGAGAATTGTCATGATTGTCATGTGTTCCTGGTCTAGTCTCAACAATTCTAAAGAGCTAGAGTTGATGTTAAGCCATAACATACCAGCCTTTAGGACCTTTGTTTAATGGTGCAGTGTCTCATAAGCAACAGGAGAACTAACATGGCCTAAAGCAGCAGGAGATCCTGCAGGGGCATAGCCGCAGCCCAGCACTTTGAATGATCCATCTCTGAACAAAGCTGGGTCAGGGGTTTTAGCCTGCCTTCAGCGGGTGCTGTGGAGGACATAGAAGAGATGAGTCTTAGCCCTGAAGTTGTCAGAAGCTCAATTAACAGTGCTAACAATGCTAAAATACATGGCATTATATATGATTTAGGCCAAGGGTCAACACATTTAAAAGCCAAAGAGTAAGTCTTTTAGGCTTTGAGGGCCATATGTTCTTTGCCCTTGTAGTGCTATAAGTAAGAGCAGCCTTAGACAAGATGTAAAGCAGtggatgtggctgtgttccagtaaaactttatttacaaagataGGCAGCAGTAGTTTGCCAACTCCTGATTTAGACAGTGGATGGGGGTGGCTGAGAACTGAATAACTTCATCTAAGAGTCCATGCTGTCGCTTGTAGCAGGTCAGATAACTTTTTTAACAAAGGAATTGTGGTTCAGACTCTACTCTttgtataattttgaaattaaaaagcagGGGGTTATCCAGCCATAAAGGGACCAGATCTTCTAGAACCTGCTTTTTCAAATAATTGACGCAGCATAGTCATATTAAAAAATTGTAGCTtggtcctttttatttcttctgcagTAAGTATCATTTTCTTTAGAATGTTGTATTCCTGCAACTGCAGATACTGTAATTCTGTAGACATGGTCCTGATGGTGCCACAGGCCTAATCTGAGTCATAGTTCTCCTCATAAAGTTATGAAACGTTTCCTGTAACTTCCGAATTTTGAATGGTGTGTATTTAGCAAATCTGAAACGTTTAGAGCTGAAAATTCAAATCGAGGTCTTTAGAAACGCGAGGTGCTGTTGGCTTCGTACTCACTGAGCAATGACACAGTGTTGACACCAACCATCGGCTAGTCAGCTGTTCTAGGCCAGCTGTTAGGTGCTTTGCATTTCAGGTCTTTAGGTTGATGTCTGTCTGGATAACCGTATTACTAAGATTGCTTTTCTTTGCCCTGAAATAAGTCTTGGTTTGAGAACCATTACTAGATTTGAATGCTGCATCACGTATGCAGTAAACATTCATTATGCATGGGTAGCTGCTGTAGATGACAGGACTAGACAAGACAGTTCTGCCTTTATGGCATCAAAAATCTCACAGATTGGTGCTGCAGTTGGATCAGTGCTGTAACAGATGTTATCAAAGAGATAAGGGTGAAGTGGAAGATGAAGGGGTTGGGGAGCCAGGGAGATATAAGGAGGAGCCTGAACCCCCTAGAAGAAGGGAGAGTTCTCTGGTTTGAATGCAGTGAGAAGGGAGGGGTTGGAgaaaggggctggggaggggacagcTCATTCCCATCCTTTGAGGCCATGGTAAAATTTCAGGTTGCCAAACAAGGATGTGCTGTCTGCAGTAAATGTGCACCCATTCACATTATACCTGTACTaatgatgcttttgtttttttccccccagaggaTGGGTCTGTTCTGAAACAGTTTCTTTCTGAAACAGAGAAGTTGTCCCCTGAAGACAGAGCAAAGTGCTTTGAAAAGAATGAGGTAGGAAGAGAACTGCTAGAACATTGATTTTTAGTACTCTGGAGGTTTCTGTGCTAACTGTCCTGTGTTTTCCGCAGGCCATTCAGGCAGCCCACGATGCCGTGGCCCAGGAAGGCCAATGTCGGGTAAATACAAGTTAAAGCCAGGTGGTCCAGGCGTCCTCTGTTTCCCCAGAAACCTGTGCAAAAACCTCTCAGCAGGATCCAGCACATGTGTCTACTCAAGGCCGAGGAATCCAGAAAGTTCTACCAAAATAATGCCTTGACCAGACCTGTTCATAAAAATGGCTCCTCAAAATAGCTAATTGGCAGTTGACACAGTCTTGAGTAAATTCAGGCTGATAATGTTTTATGTAGACTCAAATGGGTCTAGTAGAGTAAGTAACACCCTTCTTAGTAATAAGCATTTTAGATACTCTTAGTCACTTGGAGAGCAAGCTAGACCAGCAAGAACTAACAGTTTCTAGATGACTTAGGTATACCAATAATAACAGAGCCTTCGAGTCAACTGTTAGATTTAAGTTTATACAACCCTAGTTGGCTCTGCCACTATCTAGTCTTGACCTTGGGTGAGATGCTTATCCTCCTGAAGTCTTAGTTTCTTCCTCAGTAAAAAGCAAGTCTTAAGAGTTCTGATATTACTGTATATCTACTTTAATGGTCTTAGAATAAAACCTAATATATGGGAAATAGATATTAGctctaatcatttaaaataatacataggCAAGTTGGTTCAAGCATATTCCACTTAGGGACTTTAACAAATTAGGTCCTGCTTATTGTATATTGCAAAATACAGATATCAAATGAACagattgtacaccttaaacttattcAATGTTACATCATTTATATCttagttttttctttcagctttatttttaaatgcagtatATCATACagtaaaaattctcattttcGAAAAAAATGTCTTGATTCTCTTCAGGTAGATGACAAAGTGAACTtccattttattctgtttaaCAACGTGGATGGCCACCTCTATGAACTTGGTATGTTTCACTGTTGGAGTCTAATGTAACTGCATGCATTCTCTCACACACAGTTCCTCttagagtactggtgtggggctTTATGGCTGCACTTCCTGTATCTTTAAGCTCTTACGGGGGCATTTAACCCTTGTTGTGCCCAGAGTACCTCCCTCGGACAGCTGACCAGTGGAATGAGTGGATTTAGTCACAAACCAGTAAAGAGAATGGGTCAGCCACTTCAAGATACGCATTCAGATTCTGTCTTCTACCTTCTACTGTAGCATCACCAGTATAGTCTCCACCATCATCCTTTTCAGACAAGGAATActtttagaaggaaataaatacttAAACATGACCTATCTGTGTAAAAAGAATTTAGATATGTTGGGGGTAATTCCTGTTAGCTGGTTTTACAGGCAATGAGGAAGATCATCCATCTCTGTTTTAGGAGTCATCCCCTTTGTATTAATGGGGAAAGACTTGCAGCTGTGTTATCTCAAGCCAGGATACTACATATGGGCAAGCAAGGGTGAGGAAAACTTGGGGCCAGTCAGCAGTTGTTGAGGGACACATGGAATCTCAAAGATCCCTTTGTCTTGCCTCCACCTTCGTGTACCTACAGACTGCATCTAACTTCTGTGCTGTGGTCCTTCTCGAGAGATGGGCACAAGCCCTGCTGTTAGGTCACTGGATTGGGCTTGTGTGGTCTTGGCGCTTGTAGATTAGAATGCCTGGGATGGATACTAGGAAAACTTGACCCTCATTTCCAGCCTGTTTGTAGGCAGCCTTCCCTCAGTGGGAGTGGTAGTTGTATTTGGAAGAATCTAAAGCTTGCCTTTAAGTGGCACAAGCACAGTGGCCAGAAAACATAGATGGAGAGAGAACCGACATGCCTGGCTTTTCTGTTTCAGATGGACGGATGCCTTTTCCAGTGAACCATGGCACCAGCTCAGAGGACTCGCTGCTGCAGGTAATCTGTGGCATCCATTTCCACTGGGGCCCACATTGTGTTAGCTAGTTTGTCTGTTCTGAAATGCAAACTTTTTTCAGTACAGCCAGCATCGATCATCTGGGATAAGAGTAATCTTTAGGGCTTAAAGATCATCTTAGTAATTCTATCTACCTCATTTTCTGCAAAGGGTTTTAAACAAGGTGCTTTAGAGCAGCCCTGATTAATCTGTCTTGTGTTCTGTCTTTAGCCCACAGTTAGAATTAGCCTGAAAGTTATTGCTTACTCCCTGTGGGATTAAGGTGACCATTGTCCCTTTGTCAGATTACATCATAGCCACTGACTCAGACTCAAGGAACAGCAACCCAAGCCTTGCCTAATCCGTCTCTGACAGCTGAGTGTGGGTCAGTCTTGACCTGTGAATTCTGGTTATGTGGTTAACTCTTTTGAGTTTTTTCTTCCCACATGGCCACTCCACTGTTAACAGGTCAAAAGAAGCAAATTCACAACATGCCTGAAAAGAACTTTAAGATTCAGGGTCACTATGTAACCATCCTGGTACAAGTGACTGCAGATAGCTCTTAATTCTAAAACAGAGCTGGCAGACTAGTCCACTTCACCCTAAAAATGAATCTAGAGTTGAATCAGTTTGcttttataaaggaaaattacTTAATTGTAATAAAATTGAACTTGATGTTAAGATACAACTTCTTCATTTGTCGTAATAAAAGCTAAACTCTTTGGTGTGCTTATGTGCAGACAGGGAGTTGGCAAAAACTTTTTCTGTGACGAGCcaggaaatattttaggcttcctgtggcatatgggctctGTTGCAtgtattcagttcttctgtgacAGCTCCAAGGCAAGCCCATAGGCAGTGTCTAAATGAATGTGTATGGCTGTGTTCCACTtaaactttattcacaaaaataggcagcaggctggatttggcccacaCATTGCAGTTTGCCGACTCCAGGCTAGATGCTGTACTACGTTAATTACCTGTTTCACAGTCCTTTCAATGATGCTGTGAGGTAGTcactctcattttacaggtgaggaagctgaagtgCAGAGGTGAGTGATGCCCACGGTCAATGACAAACTGTAGAATCAAGCTTCAGGTAGTTGGGCTGTCTGTGCTCTTAGCCACTCTACAATACTGCCTTTATAATAGACCTGTCTTTGGAATGCCATAGGCCTGGTGACCTCAAGGTGTTAGTGGACCAAGTGATGCCATTCTTGGAGGGAGGGTCCCTTTCTCTGGCCAGCTTTCATATACACCTGAGATCAGTCAGAGCTAATTCTTGGATATACCAGGGGTACCTGAGAATGGTGATACGGAATGAGAACTAGACCTAGAGAAACAGGATGAGGGTTTGCATGAGAGTCAGGATTCACTtatgggggagaaaaagaatagGGGCAGTAATTCTCGTTGCATCCTACTTGGATTGAAGGCTCTGGTCCTTCTAATAAAGTTTCCCAGGTGCATACTTAACTCCTATCTAAGGTTATGCTAACACAGGCACGCCTCacattgtgggttcagttccagaccatcaCAATAAAGTGGGTATCATAAGAGTTGaattttttggcttcccagtgTATATAAAAACCATgtttaagtgtgcaatagcattatgtctaaaaaaatatatacatagctTAATTTAAAATACTGCCAAGAATTGGCTGACTATTccctgagccttcagtgagtcagtATTTTTGCAATaggaacatcaaagatcactgataaCCATAAcaaatttaatattaatgaaaagtttgaaatactaTGAGAGTTACCAAAATGGGACACACGTACAAAGTGAGCACATGCACTGGGAAAGTGCTGCCAGTAGACTTACTCCGTGTAGGGTTGTTACAAAGCTTCAATttgtgtaaaaaagaaaaaaatgcagtatcttcaAAGCCCAGtaaagtgaagtgcaataaaatgcGGTGTGCCTGTACCATaaaatgtactcttcatagaGTACCTAAAACTTCTGTGAGTAGAATTTATGAGGTGTGGGGAAGGTAAAAACCTTTttgttaaaaaacacaaaactatattACAATCAGCCAGCATCTTAGTGTGAATTCTTTTCCTAAGACTGGTCCTATATGGTCAGAGATGTTTTAGGTtatctaagtgaaagtgaaagtcactcagtcgtgtccaactctttgcaaccccgtggactatacacagtccagggaattctctaggccagaatactggagtggtgggtagcttttcccttctccaggggatcttcccaacccagggtctcccacattgaaggcagattctttactgtttgagcccccagggaagcccaagaacactggagtgggtagcctctcccttttacagcagatcttcctgacccaggaatcgaaccggggtctcctgcattgcaggcagattctttatcaactgagctatcagggaggccctAGGTTATACTCCAAATAAACTTGCTAAACTGGTGAGAAAATACATAGACTTAACCCAGGCATCTTAAATTTGAGTGAATTAGGTCACTGCTTAGTGTGTGTAGCAGATGGCTGTTGTCTTTAGAGGCACACCCTTAATGTTAATGAACACCATGGGTCCTAAAGGAAAGTAGATTTGGGGAAGGCAGTCTGTAATACCAATGTATTAAAAATTCCGATAGAATGTTACTTTAGATCCCCTGCAATTTTTCTGAGTGGTTCCAAAGCACGAAGAAAACCAGGGTATGGTTGATGCTTTAAGGGCCAAAACTGATCAGGTTGGTGATATTTTAGACCTTGGGAACTAGTGTTCCGTGATTGTTTTCTGTCAGAGCATCCAATAGCCTCTTAAAGGTCttacatttaatattttggtTGGACTCTTTCTACTGGACTTTTTACAAATTGAACAATGATCAATATTCTGATCCCAATACATTTAAACCCTAGCATTCAGCAGCTAACATTGGGATCAATTTTCTGTCCTTATTCTTTGTAATCTGGGTTTTAGAATTAGTAATTCATGGCATTCCCTAAATATCTAGGCAATTATTTACCTGTACCTGGAATGCcagatatttaaattttgtaGAAGGTTTactttcccctggagaaggaaatggcaacccactccagtcagtatttttgcctggagaatctcatggacagaggaacctggcaggctatagtccatagtgtcgcaagagtgggacatgatacCACCACCAAAATGTTTACTTTTCCCTaatgaagagaagtgaattttctgtctggatttgAGGGGAAGAGGGTGTACTTGTCAAAGCCAGCACAAGGTGGCAGGAGCACAGAGCATTTGCGAGTGGCCATCAGGGCTTCTGAAGCCCTGTCTGTGATGTGGGTCCTTGTCTTTCCCatcacctgatttttttttttccctcttgtcttAAGCCCTGGTTTTCAAGTTTGTTGGGAGGTTTAAAGTTGGTCAGGGTGCACTTTGCGGGTCTCAGTGAtaattttcccttgaagtgttcATTTTGAGCTGTTTGGTGTTTAGAACTTAATTCACAACTTTCCTCTTCCTCAGGACGCTGCCAAGGTCTGCAGAGAATTCACTGAGCGTGAGCAGGGGGAGGTGCGCTTCTCCGCTGTGGCCCTCTGCAAGGCGGCCTAATGCCCCGTGGGGGGCACTTTGCTTCTCCCCCTCTTCCCTTCATTGTGAAAGTATATCCCCCCCAATGCTGGTATAAAATGCTTCAGTACTTGTAGAGCACAGCTGTTCTCCTTCGGTTCTGCAGATAAGCACTTACCCTCAACCACGCCCCCACACTGGCAGAGCTCAGCTGTCGATGGAGCAAGTTTGACATCAGCCTGTGATGGCGAAGCATTCCCCGCGTTGTGTCTTGTACCTCAATATCTGATGCTTTAATGGCTACTTTGGTTTGTGTCTGTAAGTTAAGGCCTTGGATGTGGTTTGTCCTTGAATAAAAGTTTTCTGCTGATAAGAGATAAGCCTAAACTGGTTTTCGTTTTTTCTTCCCTCCAATATATCCCAAAGTTTCATAGCAATTTACATATATACCTTCCATATAAGAACTTTTACAGTACTGGGAAGAAAATTATCATGAAATTATCAGTTCAGTGTGTTTCTAGATTttttcctatcagttcagttgctcagtcgtgtccaactgcgtccccatgaactgcagcactccaggcctccctgtccatcaccaactcctggagtttacccaaatgtATATGTTACTGTGTGTTCCTAtaggctttttttaaaattagactttTTTGGAGCAGTTATTTAAATACGTTGATAATACATTGTTAGTTTCAGATTACGACATAGTGATTCGACGTTtaaatacatcatgaaatgattaccatgatAAGCCTAGTAACTACCTGTCCTCTTACAAGATTAATGCAGTGTTAGTGATCATGTTTCTTATGCCATAAGAGtaattttatagaaaaacaaGATGTTACAGTTCTCATATACCCCTCATCCATTGGTTGCTCAAACGCGAAAACATCTGCCTGTGATGTAGAAGACCTGGATCattccctgggtggagaagatccccttgag
Proteins encoded:
- the UCHL1 gene encoding ubiquitin carboxyl-terminal hydrolase isozyme L1; the encoded protein is MQLKPMEINPEMLNKVLTRLGVAGQWRFEDVLGLEEESLGSVPAPACALLLLFPLTAQHENFRKKQIEELKGQEVSPKVYFMKQTIGNSCGTIGLIHAVANNQDKLEFEDGSVLKQFLSETEKLSPEDRAKCFEKNEAIQAAHDAVAQEGQCRVDDKVNFHFILFNNVDGHLYELDGRMPFPVNHGTSSEDSLLQDAAKVCREFTEREQGEVRFSAVALCKAA